A stretch of Catenulispora sp. GP43 DNA encodes these proteins:
- a CDS encoding tetratricopeptide repeat protein has protein sequence MEVDDGRGPVAIGSAMHRALLAVLLFRANRPVSHGVLRTVLWDGAPPPTAAASLKNHVSKLRRLLGDEARDRLRAVPSGYLLRVDEGELDADEFAALVRDSREARARQDWPEVSRASSAALRLWRGTPLDDAPVDAVHLDVRHLVETHREVLEWHFDAALRQGLHDGLATQLSVLVTEHPLVETFHVQLMQVLYRGGRSADALDVYQQLRRNLVDQLGLEPSAEAQALQQQILDTSAQPGGDQVTTGADAPPLAGRRPGPAQLPADIADFTGRETQVRELCAALESLDQPLEFGSRIRPLAVCAITGMGGVGKTALALHTAHRLQNVFPDGQLYVDLRGREAAPRNPDDVLSGFLRDLGVPDQAIPLGQEAKAAAFRSLTSGRRLLMVLDNARDAAQVRPLLPGTGSCSVLVTSRQKLPGLDGAFHLDLDGLDAAEAQTLLGRIIGPARAAADPEATEVVLRYCAGLPLAVRIAGARLASRPSWPMATLAARLADERRRLDELRLADVAVRGCFQVSYADLDSGAWTVAGSVSHVTDAETADPARALRHLGLCGSAEISLPAAAALFGRSMEAAEEALEILVDACLLDNPLPGRYRLHDLLRVYAAECSLAEAETERDAAVERLARWTLVSLAAADGTLFPNSRRPELPPPDPGHPALEFATREAALSWCDRETTALVATAAAATAHGLHTLAWLIPAYALGYLRQSCRYVEWSAVNTSGLASARTLGDVEAEARLLSAHGALLLQTGRTEESEACLRAALELRQTTGDAVGELALLSNLGVVYMRQQRDEYAHSHYLEVLALARQLGRKPAAANCLNNLAVLETRLGNYDAALLHLEAARAIWHELGDLDGDSVALANTGTVHLRRGDFAAALGCLEEALPVTRSFGNRIGEAEILTDLGSALLGLDRRTEAREHLRQAVQLWEGLHDPRSADAAARLASAEGR, from the coding sequence TTGGAGGTCGACGACGGCCGCGGGCCGGTGGCGATCGGCAGCGCCATGCACCGGGCGCTGCTGGCCGTGTTGCTGTTCCGTGCGAATCGGCCGGTCTCGCACGGGGTGCTGCGCACCGTGCTCTGGGACGGGGCCCCGCCGCCGACCGCCGCCGCCTCGTTGAAGAACCATGTCAGCAAGCTGCGTCGGCTGCTTGGAGACGAGGCGCGGGACCGGCTGCGGGCCGTTCCGTCGGGCTATCTCCTGCGCGTGGACGAGGGAGAGCTCGACGCGGACGAGTTCGCGGCGCTCGTACGAGACTCGCGGGAGGCGCGAGCGCGGCAGGATTGGCCGGAGGTGAGCCGGGCGAGCAGTGCGGCGCTGCGGTTGTGGCGTGGGACCCCGCTGGACGACGCGCCGGTGGACGCGGTGCACCTCGACGTCCGACACCTGGTGGAGACCCACCGCGAAGTGCTCGAATGGCATTTCGACGCGGCACTCCGGCAGGGGCTCCACGACGGCCTCGCGACGCAGCTCTCAGTGCTGGTGACAGAACATCCGCTCGTCGAGACCTTCCATGTACAGCTCATGCAAGTGCTGTACCGCGGCGGTCGTTCGGCGGATGCGTTGGACGTCTACCAGCAGCTGCGCCGCAACCTGGTGGACCAGCTCGGACTGGAACCGAGCGCCGAGGCCCAGGCCCTCCAGCAGCAGATCCTGGACACGAGCGCGCAGCCGGGTGGCGACCAGGTCACGACAGGAGCAGACGCTCCGCCTCTTGCGGGCCGACGACCGGGACCGGCGCAACTACCCGCTGACATAGCCGACTTCACCGGTCGCGAGACGCAAGTGCGTGAGTTGTGCGCAGCGCTGGAGAGTCTGGATCAGCCCCTCGAGTTCGGCAGCAGAATACGTCCCTTGGCGGTCTGCGCGATCACTGGCATGGGCGGCGTGGGGAAGACGGCGCTGGCTCTGCACACTGCGCACCGTCTACAGAACGTCTTCCCTGATGGTCAGCTGTATGTCGACCTGCGCGGCCGGGAGGCCGCCCCGCGGAATCCCGACGACGTCCTGTCCGGCTTCCTCCGTGACCTCGGGGTGCCGGACCAGGCCATACCGCTCGGCCAGGAGGCCAAGGCCGCAGCCTTCCGGTCGCTGACCTCCGGTCGCAGACTGCTGATGGTGTTGGACAACGCGCGCGACGCCGCCCAGGTCCGTCCATTGCTGCCGGGGACGGGGAGTTGCTCCGTTTTGGTCACCAGCCGCCAGAAGCTGCCCGGACTCGACGGCGCCTTCCATCTCGATCTGGACGGACTGGACGCTGCCGAGGCCCAAACTCTGCTCGGCCGTATCATCGGTCCGGCCCGCGCCGCCGCGGACCCGGAAGCCACCGAGGTTGTGCTCCGCTACTGCGCCGGACTGCCGCTCGCGGTGCGAATCGCCGGCGCGCGGCTGGCGAGCCGTCCCTCGTGGCCGATGGCGACGCTGGCGGCGCGACTCGCCGACGAGCGCCGTCGGCTGGACGAGCTGCGGTTGGCGGACGTCGCCGTGAGGGGCTGCTTCCAGGTCAGCTACGCGGACCTGGACAGTGGTGCGTGGACAGTCGCCGGCAGCGTGTCACATGTGACCGACGCGGAAACCGCGGATCCGGCCAGGGCGTTGCGGCATCTCGGACTGTGCGGATCGGCGGAGATCAGCCTGCCGGCTGCCGCAGCGCTGTTCGGCAGGTCGATGGAAGCGGCCGAGGAAGCGCTCGAAATCCTCGTGGACGCCTGCCTGCTGGACAACCCGCTGCCGGGCCGCTACCGGCTCCACGATCTGCTCAGGGTCTACGCCGCCGAGTGTTCCCTAGCGGAGGCCGAGACCGAGCGAGACGCGGCGGTGGAGCGCTTGGCCCGGTGGACCCTGGTGTCACTGGCCGCTGCGGATGGCACGCTCTTCCCGAACAGCCGCAGGCCGGAGCTGCCCCCGCCCGACCCCGGCCATCCCGCCCTGGAGTTCGCCACCCGGGAGGCCGCGCTGTCCTGGTGCGATCGTGAGACCACGGCGCTGGTCGCCACCGCCGCGGCGGCCACCGCGCACGGGCTGCACACGCTGGCCTGGCTCATCCCCGCCTACGCATTGGGGTATCTCCGGCAGAGCTGCCGTTACGTGGAGTGGTCGGCTGTTAACACCAGCGGCCTGGCGAGCGCGCGCACCCTTGGCGATGTCGAAGCCGAGGCACGTCTGCTAAGCGCGCACGGCGCGCTACTCCTACAGACGGGAAGAACTGAGGAATCCGAAGCCTGTCTCCGAGCCGCCCTCGAACTGAGACAGACGACGGGCGACGCCGTGGGCGAGTTAGCCCTGCTCAGCAACCTTGGTGTCGTCTATATGCGGCAGCAGCGCGATGAGTACGCGCACTCGCACTATCTGGAAGTCCTCGCGCTTGCCCGGCAACTGGGGCGGAAGCCAGCGGCGGCGAACTGCCTCAACAACCTGGCTGTCCTCGAGACTCGGCTCGGCAACTACGACGCGGCGCTGCTCCACCTTGAAGCCGCCAGGGCCATCTGGCATGAACTCGGCGACCTCGACGGAGACTCGGTGGCCCTGGCCAATACCGGCACTGTCCACCTGCGCCGCGGGGATTTCGCAGCGGCCCTGGGCTGTCTGGAGGAGGCGCTTCCGGTGACGCGCTCCTTCGGCAACCGGATCGGCGAGGCGGAGATCCTCACCGACCTCGGCAGCGCCCTGCTCGGTTTGGACCGCCGCACCGAAGCGCGCGAACATCTCCGACAGGCCGTCCAGCTCTGGGAAGGGCTGCACGACCCGCGGTCGGCGGACGCGGCCGCCCGGCTCGCGTCGGCCGAAGGCCGCTGA
- a CDS encoding acetate/propionate family kinase, whose product MSADRSHENRDGHVLVLDAGSSSLHIALFAADGERVADRDVSEPPGPAAAAELRNFLSEVPAPAAVGHRIVHSGPHLTGHTLIDARVRALLADVADLAPLHVTPALHVVDAARELLPDVPHIACFDTVFHKDLPAPARTYAVPERWRAEYGLRRYGFHGLSYSWALQRTAQALGRPVDNLQVVLVHLGGGCSACAVRNGRSVDTTMGFTPLEGLVMSRRSGSLDPGALLWLQRRHGLSTDELDDTLHRHSGLLGLSGTSGDTRDLVRARAQGDAAAALALATFTLSCRRGVAAMAASLDRLDALVFTGEIGEDQPEVREEICSALTVLGVRGGLLVPELEDLMREGHRRIDQAVRGVPVLVVATGETQQIAAETRRVLGGM is encoded by the coding sequence ATGAGTGCTGATCGCTCCCACGAGAACCGTGATGGTCACGTACTGGTCCTCGATGCTGGCTCTTCGAGCCTTCACATCGCTCTGTTCGCGGCGGACGGTGAACGGGTGGCGGATCGAGACGTCTCGGAGCCTCCGGGGCCTGCCGCGGCGGCGGAACTGCGGAACTTCCTCAGCGAGGTGCCCGCTCCTGCGGCGGTTGGTCACCGCATCGTCCACAGCGGTCCGCACCTGACTGGACATACGCTGATTGACGCACGCGTACGGGCTCTGCTGGCGGACGTCGCCGATCTCGCGCCGTTGCACGTGACCCCTGCCTTGCATGTGGTCGATGCCGCACGGGAACTCCTGCCCGACGTTCCTCACATCGCCTGCTTCGACACTGTCTTTCACAAGGATTTGCCGGCACCGGCGCGCACGTACGCCGTGCCGGAGCGATGGCGAGCCGAATACGGGCTGCGCCGGTACGGCTTCCACGGGCTTTCCTACTCGTGGGCACTGCAGCGGACGGCGCAGGCCCTGGGCCGACCCGTCGACAACCTCCAGGTCGTGCTCGTGCACTTGGGCGGCGGCTGCTCGGCCTGCGCCGTCCGGAACGGACGCAGCGTGGACACCACGATGGGCTTCACTCCGCTGGAAGGCCTGGTGATGAGTCGGCGCAGCGGCAGCCTCGACCCCGGCGCGCTACTGTGGCTGCAGCGGCGGCACGGTCTGAGCACGGACGAATTGGATGACACACTCCACCGGCATTCCGGTCTGCTCGGCCTCTCCGGTACCTCGGGAGACACCCGGGACCTGGTGCGCGCCCGCGCGCAGGGTGATGCCGCGGCCGCGTTGGCGCTGGCGACGTTCACACTCAGCTGCCGCAGGGGCGTCGCCGCGATGGCCGCCTCGCTGGACCGGCTGGACGCCCTGGTCTTCACGGGGGAGATCGGCGAGGACCAACCTGAGGTACGCGAGGAGATCTGCTCGGCCCTGACTGTTCTCGGTGTACGAGGCGGGCTGCTCGTCCCCGAACTGGAAGATTTGATGCGGGAAGGCCACCGACGCATCGATCAGGCGGTGAGAGGTGTCCCGGTCCTCGTGGTCGCAACCGGCGAGACGCAGCAGATCGCCGCCGAGACCCGACGGGTGCTCGGCGGCATGTGA
- a CDS encoding transposase family protein, translating to MAGGNGVSASTVRRWVLETIALLAAKAPRLDRALAAITRSGGEVVLIDLTLVRTRRRTGKQNRRNYSGKHKAHGLLFLAITDERGNLLWISAAKPGRASDLTAARHNKICAKLRAAGLGAIGDLGFTALDDDPDNPVIITGKRRARKKPLRWRQRCCGSAAGPEVPGCLWATEVVEAHLAAQWMAHSPEMREVLGPPMVIIDVKAHEFGWLVVCQSQRYAETRDFRDLLIGHGPFLVDGLDGSLHMVHPQFGAEGNEWEDQYRAKVRSQVKPRELDVRIRELLQAGRRFEALRAARQAGEGFGPADAKRFVDAIGSEHEPPADLVARLPQPDREFRAVTTFSGPNPESANAAGNRAVTCGQPRA from the coding sequence ATGGCCGGCGGCAACGGCGTATCGGCCTCCACCGTGCGCCGCTGGGTGCTGGAGACGATCGCTCTGCTCGCGGCCAAGGCCCCGAGACTGGACCGGGCGCTGGCGGCGATCACCCGATCCGGTGGCGAGGTGGTCCTGATCGACTTGACGCTGGTGCGCACCAGACGCCGTACCGGCAAACAGAATCGGCGCAACTACTCCGGCAAGCACAAGGCCCACGGACTGCTGTTCCTCGCGATCACCGACGAGCGCGGGAACCTGCTGTGGATCTCGGCGGCCAAACCCGGCCGTGCCTCGGACCTGACCGCCGCGAGGCACAACAAGATCTGCGCGAAGTTGCGCGCCGCCGGGCTCGGCGCGATCGGCGACCTCGGGTTCACCGCCCTGGACGACGACCCCGACAACCCGGTGATCATCACCGGGAAGCGGAGAGCCCGCAAGAAGCCGCTCCGATGGCGGCAACGGTGCTGTGGTTCGGCTGCCGGGCCGGAGGTTCCCGGGTGTCTGTGGGCGACCGAGGTGGTGGAGGCGCATCTGGCCGCCCAGTGGATGGCGCACTCCCCAGAAATGCGAGAGGTCCTGGGTCCGCCGATGGTGATCATCGATGTGAAGGCTCACGAGTTCGGCTGGTTGGTCGTCTGTCAGTCCCAGCGATACGCCGAGACGCGGGATTTCCGGGACTTGTTGATCGGGCACGGGCCGTTCCTCGTCGACGGCCTGGACGGCAGCTTGCACATGGTGCATCCGCAGTTCGGGGCCGAAGGGAACGAGTGGGAGGACCAGTACCGTGCGAAGGTGCGGAGCCAGGTCAAGCCGCGTGAGTTGGACGTTCGGATCCGAGAACTGCTGCAAGCCGGTCGCCGCTTTGAGGCGCTGAGGGCAGCGCGGCAAGCGGGCGAGGGCTTCGGGCCGGCGGATGCCAAGCGATTCGTCGATGCCATTGGCAGCGAGCACGAGCCGCCGGCAGACCTGGTGGCACGGTTGCCGCAACCGGATCGGGAGTTTCGGGCGGTGACGACCTTCAGCGGCCCCAATCCGGAGTCTGCGAATGCGGCCGGCAACCGCGCAGTAACGTGTGGGCAACCGCGCGCATGA
- a CDS encoding Nramp family divalent metal transporter, which yields MTTGRETADGGAAGGQATGGQPAPGRRRSLRRTLFAALAFVGPGLIAANAGNDAGGIATYASAGAQFGYRTLFVMLIVTVALVVVQEMCARLGAYTGEGLGSLIREQFSIRITAFAMVALLVANLGLAVSEFAGIAAALDLLGVSRYASVPIAAVAIWALVVFGSYRYAERLFLILSLAFLAYPVAAVLSHPDWGQAASNTVWPHLIGSKDFLLLSVALIGTTITPYMQFYVAGAVADKGIGPAEYKAERVDTVGGAIFSDLISMFIIIATAAAITVRAPLDSASQAAQAFEPVAGRFAEQLFAIGLLGASALAAAVVPLSTAYAISEAIGAERSVGRRFREAPLFLGLFTAQILIGAAISLIPGNLIRLLINAQLLNGIITPILLTYVLILANRKRLLGAAANGPVFRAVATAGVVIVAIMAAAALAVTVLGWFGIG from the coding sequence GTGACGACGGGCCGCGAGACCGCCGACGGGGGTGCCGCCGGCGGACAGGCCACGGGTGGGCAGCCTGCGCCCGGGCGTCGCAGGAGTCTGCGGCGCACGCTGTTCGCGGCGCTGGCGTTCGTCGGCCCCGGTCTGATCGCGGCGAACGCGGGCAACGACGCCGGTGGCATCGCCACCTATGCCTCGGCCGGGGCGCAGTTCGGCTACCGCACCCTGTTCGTGATGCTCATCGTCACCGTCGCGCTGGTCGTCGTGCAGGAGATGTGCGCCCGCCTGGGCGCCTACACCGGCGAGGGCCTGGGGTCGTTGATCCGGGAGCAGTTCTCCATCCGGATCACAGCCTTCGCCATGGTGGCGCTCCTGGTCGCCAACCTGGGCCTGGCGGTCTCCGAGTTCGCCGGCATCGCCGCGGCGCTGGACCTGCTCGGGGTCAGCCGCTACGCCTCGGTGCCGATCGCCGCGGTCGCGATCTGGGCGCTGGTGGTGTTCGGGTCCTACCGGTACGCCGAACGGCTGTTCCTGATCCTGTCGCTGGCGTTCCTGGCATATCCGGTCGCCGCGGTGCTTTCCCATCCAGACTGGGGCCAGGCGGCCAGCAATACGGTGTGGCCGCACCTGATCGGGTCCAAGGACTTCCTGCTGCTGTCGGTCGCCCTCATCGGTACCACCATCACCCCGTACATGCAGTTCTACGTCGCCGGTGCGGTGGCCGACAAAGGCATCGGCCCGGCCGAGTACAAGGCCGAGCGCGTCGACACTGTCGGCGGCGCCATCTTCTCCGACCTGATCAGCATGTTCATCATCATCGCCACCGCCGCCGCGATCACGGTGCGCGCCCCGCTGGACTCTGCCTCGCAGGCAGCCCAGGCCTTCGAACCAGTCGCCGGGCGCTTCGCCGAGCAACTCTTCGCCATCGGCCTGCTCGGAGCCTCCGCCCTGGCCGCCGCCGTCGTACCACTGTCCACCGCTTACGCGATCAGCGAGGCCATCGGCGCCGAACGCAGCGTGGGCCGGCGCTTCCGTGAAGCCCCGCTCTTCCTCGGCCTGTTCACGGCACAGATCTTGATCGGCGCTGCGATCTCCCTCATCCCCGGCAACCTGATCCGGCTGCTGATCAACGCCCAGCTGCTCAACGGGATCATCACCCCGATCCTGCTGACCTACGTCCTCATCCTGGCGAACCGCAAACGCCTGCTCGGCGCCGCCGCCAACGGCCCGGTGTTCCGGGCGGTCGCCACGGCAGGCGTGGTCATCGTCGCGATCATGGCGGCGGCGGCGCTGGCCGTGACCGTCCTCGGCTGGTTCGGCATCGGCTGA
- a CDS encoding MFS transporter, translated as MTTSALAHQKVGVPTGIHKSLGPDAGLSKKTTALFSVAAGTAVANLYYAQPLLTSIARTFALGPGTASLIATLGQIGYTVGLALLVPLADIVNRRKLLVVLLLVTSVALAVSAAAPGFAVLAVAAAVLSTTAVAGPVLVPLAATLASPQQRGAVTGSVMSGVLMGVLLSRTAGGLLAQLAGWRAVYAVAAVATLALAEVLRRVLPDVAPVARLGYGALLGSVVKLVREEPALRLRMAFGFLGFGSFSVLWTSIAFQLARPPYSFGEAAIGLLGLAGAAGAIAAKATGRAVDAGRDRAVSGLMFTAMLLGWLLLGVHGGHWLLPLILGIVVLDLGVQGAHVTNLAVALRLRPEARSRITTAYMTSVFLGGVAGSAASGAVFASGGWNAVTLTGAAFSGVALAIWAVFRDAK; from the coding sequence GTGACCACATCAGCCCTCGCCCATCAGAAGGTGGGAGTTCCGACCGGGATCCACAAGAGCCTCGGCCCCGACGCAGGTCTTTCCAAGAAGACGACCGCCTTGTTCTCCGTCGCGGCCGGCACCGCCGTGGCGAACCTCTACTACGCCCAACCGCTCCTGACATCGATCGCCCGGACCTTCGCCCTCGGCCCCGGCACCGCCTCGTTGATCGCCACCCTCGGCCAGATCGGCTATACCGTCGGCCTGGCCCTTCTGGTACCACTCGCCGACATCGTGAACCGCAGGAAGCTCCTTGTGGTGCTCTTGCTCGTCACGTCCGTAGCACTCGCGGTCTCGGCCGCGGCCCCCGGTTTCGCAGTGCTGGCCGTCGCTGCCGCCGTGCTGTCGACGACCGCGGTCGCCGGACCGGTCCTGGTGCCCCTCGCCGCCACTCTCGCCTCGCCCCAGCAGCGCGGCGCCGTCACCGGCTCGGTAATGAGCGGCGTCCTGATGGGTGTGCTGCTCTCCCGGACCGCCGGCGGACTGCTCGCCCAGCTGGCCGGATGGCGCGCGGTGTACGCGGTCGCGGCGGTCGCGACCCTCGCGCTGGCCGAGGTGCTTCGCAGAGTCCTGCCGGACGTGGCGCCGGTCGCGCGTCTCGGCTACGGCGCTCTGCTCGGCAGCGTGGTGAAGCTGGTCCGTGAGGAGCCGGCGCTGCGGCTGCGGATGGCCTTCGGATTCCTCGGTTTCGGCTCCTTCTCGGTCCTGTGGACCTCCATCGCGTTCCAGCTTGCCCGGCCGCCGTACTCGTTCGGCGAGGCGGCCATCGGCCTGCTGGGCCTGGCCGGGGCGGCCGGCGCGATCGCCGCCAAGGCCACCGGCAGGGCCGTCGACGCCGGCCGGGACCGGGCCGTCAGCGGCCTGATGTTCACCGCGATGCTGCTCGGCTGGCTCCTGCTCGGCGTCCACGGCGGCCACTGGCTGCTCCCGCTGATCCTCGGTATCGTGGTCCTCGACCTGGGCGTGCAGGGCGCGCATGTCACCAACCTCGCGGTGGCCCTACGGCTGCGCCCAGAGGCCCGCAGTCGTATCACCACGGCGTACATGACCTCTGTCTTCCTCGGCGGTGTGGCGGGTTCGGCGGCCTCCGGCGCGGTCTTCGCCAGCGGCGGATGGAACGCGGTGACGCTGACCGGGGCCGCGTTCTCCGGAGTCGCCCTGGCCATCTGGGCCGTCTTCCGCGACGCCAAGTAA
- a CDS encoding AraC family transcriptional regulator: protein MDILSDTLDALRTGRPGVVRTDAHAPWSLRFRPIAGAGFHVVVEGHCRLLPPVGGPVALGPGDIVFLRRGGGHVLCDEVDSAIVDFVPEHVDASSPIGRFALEGPGVRTVLLCGAYSLDIDRPHPLLGELPEVIHLPASPGRHPALRSAVDQLCAEVHNPQPGSDKVVSTLVDLLLLYILRSWYAEQPKEQARGWSAALSDPLVAPALKAIHDDPAHPWTVESLGSQAGLSRAAFARRFTALVGEPPLTYLTTWRMTTAARMLRQSSDQLGAIAENAGYTSEFAFAKAFKRHFGMPPGVYRKRSVSQGSDTAVMIGTGT from the coding sequence ATGGACATCCTGAGCGACACCCTCGACGCGCTGCGCACAGGCCGCCCCGGAGTGGTCCGCACCGACGCGCACGCGCCTTGGAGCCTGCGGTTCCGCCCCATCGCAGGGGCCGGATTCCATGTGGTCGTCGAGGGACACTGCCGTCTGCTGCCGCCGGTCGGCGGCCCGGTCGCACTCGGCCCCGGCGACATCGTGTTCCTGCGCCGGGGCGGCGGCCACGTGTTGTGTGACGAGGTGGACAGCGCGATAGTGGACTTCGTGCCCGAACACGTCGACGCGTCCTCGCCTATCGGCCGCTTCGCCCTGGAGGGCCCCGGCGTCCGCACCGTGCTGTTGTGCGGCGCGTACTCGCTGGACATCGACCGGCCGCATCCGCTGCTCGGCGAACTGCCGGAGGTGATCCACCTGCCGGCGAGCCCGGGCCGGCACCCGGCGTTGCGCTCGGCGGTGGACCAACTCTGCGCCGAGGTCCACAACCCCCAGCCGGGTTCGGACAAGGTGGTCTCGACCCTCGTCGACCTGCTCCTTCTCTACATCCTGCGATCCTGGTACGCCGAGCAGCCAAAGGAGCAGGCACGCGGCTGGTCGGCCGCCCTGTCCGACCCCCTGGTCGCCCCCGCACTGAAGGCGATCCACGACGATCCGGCGCACCCGTGGACCGTGGAATCGCTGGGCTCCCAAGCCGGACTGTCCCGCGCCGCCTTCGCCCGGCGGTTCACGGCGCTCGTCGGCGAGCCACCGCTGACGTACCTGACGACCTGGCGGATGACCACGGCGGCCCGCATGCTGCGCCAGTCCTCTGATCAGCTCGGCGCCATAGCGGAGAACGCGGGCTACACCTCGGAGTTCGCGTTCGCGAAGGCGTTCAAGCGCCATTTCGGCATGCCGCCGGGGGTGTATCGAAAGCGGTCGGTATCACAGGGGTCGGATACCGCAGTGATGATCGGGACCGGAACCTGA
- a CDS encoding magnesium transporter MgtE N-terminal domain-containing protein, which translates to MMARRGLSRSLASVPLAARRRSTRERLSETRTVREALVSLAGLVGKPVVNQAGDPIGRVVDLLARWDGQEAYPAITGLVAQIGRLRSRVPYDAVGRVGQDAVHLRSARLDLREFTERVGEAALAADVLDHQLVDIEGVRVVRPSDLYLTTDAQGQLRLVGMDTGLRTLGRRLGPARLRDRVRPEKVIDWSDVQAFGTGAGHGGVKLAASRSELRLLHPAELAELLEDLGRTERRELLGLMDPESAADALEEMRPHELEQLLSETDPGEAAALLARMEPDEAADALRDLDEDRRDELLARMPESPRAALRVLLAQDEHSAGGSMTTTVVRVRPDQSVTQVREVLAEHEAHIADIDSVVIVDADGRLVDDVPLGELLLADPDTVMADLVGPPWPVTVPADSDVREIADRFIHSRRMSVLVLDDQERPVGRILADDVIDMLMPEHGRIRFPRVLS; encoded by the coding sequence ATGATGGCACGTCGCGGACTGTCCCGCTCGCTGGCCTCGGTTCCCCTCGCAGCCCGCCGCCGCTCCACCCGTGAGCGGCTCTCCGAGACCCGCACCGTGCGTGAGGCGCTGGTGTCGCTGGCCGGGCTGGTCGGCAAGCCGGTGGTCAACCAGGCCGGAGACCCGATCGGCCGGGTCGTGGACCTGCTCGCCCGCTGGGACGGCCAGGAGGCCTACCCGGCGATCACCGGCTTGGTCGCGCAGATCGGCCGGCTGCGCTCCCGGGTGCCGTACGACGCGGTGGGGCGGGTGGGGCAGGACGCGGTGCATCTGCGCAGCGCACGGCTGGATCTCCGCGAGTTCACAGAGCGCGTCGGGGAGGCGGCGCTGGCCGCCGACGTGCTGGATCACCAGCTGGTGGACATCGAGGGCGTGCGGGTCGTGCGGCCCTCGGATCTGTATCTGACCACGGATGCCCAGGGGCAGCTGCGCCTGGTGGGGATGGACACCGGTTTGCGGACGTTGGGCAGGCGGCTGGGCCCGGCCCGGCTGCGGGACCGGGTGCGCCCGGAGAAGGTGATCGACTGGTCGGACGTGCAGGCGTTCGGCACCGGCGCCGGCCACGGCGGCGTGAAACTGGCCGCCTCTCGTAGCGAGTTGCGCCTGCTGCACCCCGCCGAGCTGGCCGAGCTGCTGGAAGACCTGGGCCGCACCGAGCGCCGGGAGCTGCTGGGATTGATGGACCCGGAGTCGGCGGCCGACGCGCTGGAGGAGATGCGGCCGCATGAGCTGGAGCAACTGCTCAGCGAGACCGATCCGGGCGAGGCCGCAGCGCTGCTGGCCCGGATGGAGCCGGATGAGGCCGCCGACGCCCTGCGCGACCTGGATGAGGACCGGCGGGACGAGCTGCTGGCCCGCATGCCGGAGTCGCCGCGGGCGGCGCTGCGGGTGCTGCTGGCCCAGGACGAGCACAGCGCGGGCGGGTCGATGACCACAACGGTGGTGCGGGTCCGGCCGGATCAGAGCGTCACGCAGGTCCGCGAGGTGCTGGCGGAGCACGAGGCGCACATCGCCGACATCGACTCGGTGGTGATCGTGGACGCCGACGGGCGGCTGGTGGACGATGTGCCGCTGGGCGAGCTGCTGCTGGCTGATCCGGACACGGTGATGGCCGACCTGGTCGGCCCGCCGTGGCCCGTGACCGTCCCGGCAGACTCCGACGTGCGGGAGATCGCCGACCGGTTCATCCACTCACGCCGCATGTCGGTGCTGGTCCTGGACGACCAGGAGCGGCCGGTGGGCCGGATCCTGGCCGACGACGTGATCGACATGCTGATGCCCGAGCACGGCCGGATCCGTTTCCCGCGGGTGCTGTCGTGA